A window of the Gemmatirosa kalamazoonensis genome harbors these coding sequences:
- a CDS encoding hemolysin family protein, protein MAVAEAEETLTLGAIALRLGLVFLLVLLNGFFVAAEFSLVAARRSRLDQMAAEGDRAARRVRDAQDQLPRIISGTQLGVTLASLALGWLGEPSVAALIDLGLRSLGVHASPATEHTAAAVVIGFLVITFLHIVIGELGPKSVSLVNAEGVAKVIARPILLFVRVTSPFIWVLNGSANRLLRLFGIQPVSEEEQVHSPEELRLLVMQARAHGTLDESDSAMLAGVFDFHEKKAYDVMRPRTEVVALDQDATEEEVREVLRTERYSRYPVYHESLDDVVGVFLAKDYWLRDGDSPFSLKDYLREPLYIPSTRAAERVLDDLRKTRAHLAVVLDEYGGTAGIVTMEDLVEEVVGDINDEYDQREREAFEFEGVLELAGALSLVDVRSDYHLRIPDGDWTTLGGYVFGTLGRLPKIGDRVPFPGGELEVVAMDGRRVAAVRVHRAPAPAAS, encoded by the coding sequence GTGGCCGTAGCAGAGGCGGAGGAGACGCTGACGCTCGGCGCCATCGCGCTGCGTCTCGGGCTCGTGTTCCTGCTCGTGCTGCTGAACGGCTTCTTCGTGGCCGCCGAGTTCTCGCTGGTCGCGGCCCGCCGCAGCCGCCTGGATCAGATGGCCGCCGAGGGGGACCGCGCCGCGCGCCGCGTGCGCGATGCGCAGGACCAGCTCCCCCGCATCATCTCGGGCACCCAGCTCGGCGTGACCCTCGCCTCCCTGGCGCTGGGCTGGCTCGGCGAGCCCTCGGTGGCGGCGCTCATCGACCTCGGGCTGCGCTCGCTCGGCGTGCACGCGTCGCCGGCCACGGAGCACACCGCGGCGGCGGTCGTGATCGGCTTCCTCGTCATCACGTTCCTGCACATCGTCATCGGCGAGCTCGGACCGAAGTCGGTCTCGCTCGTGAACGCGGAGGGCGTCGCGAAGGTCATCGCGCGCCCGATCCTGCTGTTCGTGCGCGTGACGTCGCCGTTCATCTGGGTGCTGAACGGCTCGGCGAACCGCCTGCTCCGCCTGTTCGGCATCCAGCCGGTGTCGGAGGAGGAGCAGGTCCACTCGCCGGAGGAGCTGCGGCTGCTCGTGATGCAGGCGCGCGCGCACGGCACGCTCGACGAGAGCGACTCCGCCATGCTCGCCGGCGTGTTCGACTTCCACGAGAAGAAGGCGTACGACGTCATGCGCCCGCGCACCGAGGTCGTCGCGCTCGACCAGGATGCGACGGAGGAGGAGGTGCGCGAGGTGCTGCGCACGGAGCGGTACTCGCGCTACCCGGTGTACCACGAGTCGCTCGACGACGTCGTCGGCGTGTTCCTCGCCAAGGACTACTGGCTGCGCGACGGCGACAGCCCGTTCTCGCTGAAGGACTACCTGCGCGAGCCGCTCTACATCCCGAGCACGCGCGCCGCCGAGCGGGTGCTCGACGACCTGCGGAAGACGCGCGCGCACCTCGCCGTGGTGCTCGACGAGTACGGCGGCACCGCCGGCATCGTGACGATGGAGGATCTCGTCGAGGAGGTGGTCGGCGACATCAACGACGAGTACGACCAGCGCGAGCGCGAGGCGTTCGAGTTCGAGGGGGTGCTGGAGCTGGCCGGCGCGCTGTCGCTCGTCGACGTGCGCTCCGACTACCACCTGCGCATTCCCGACGGCGACTGGACGACGCTCGGCGGCTACGTGTTCGGCACGCTCGGGCGGCTGCCGAAGATCGGCGACCGGGTGCCGTTCCCCGGCGGCGAGCTCGAAGTGGTCGCGATGGACGGCCGCCGCGTCGCCGCGGTCCGCGTGCACCGCGCGCCGGCGCCCGCCGCGTCGTGA
- the arfB gene encoding alternative ribosome rescue aminoacyl-tRNA hydrolase ArfB — MTDPLGAPDPGDALVVTPDVAIPRAELDAKATRAGGPGGQHVNTSSTRIELRWNVRTTRALDDARRDHVLARLAARLDADGNVRVVASEFRSQRQNREAAEARLADLVRRALHVPKKRKATKPSRAAKAKRLDEKRKHSEKKRQRRDFDI, encoded by the coding sequence GTGACCGATCCGTTAGGCGCGCCGGATCCGGGCGACGCGCTGGTCGTCACGCCCGACGTCGCGATCCCGCGCGCGGAGCTCGACGCGAAGGCGACGCGCGCCGGTGGTCCCGGTGGTCAGCACGTCAACACGTCGAGCACGCGCATCGAGCTGCGATGGAACGTGCGCACCACCCGCGCCCTCGACGACGCCCGCCGCGACCACGTCCTCGCCCGCCTCGCCGCGCGGCTCGACGCCGACGGCAACGTGCGCGTCGTGGCGAGCGAATTCCGCAGCCAGCGCCAGAACCGCGAGGCCGCCGAGGCGCGGCTCGCGGATCTCGTCCGGCGCGCGCTGCACGTCCCGAAGAAGCGGAAAGCCACCAAGCCCTCGCGCGCGGCGAAGGCCAAGCGGCTCGACGAGAAGCGCAAGCACTCCGAGAAGAAGCGTCAGCGGCGCGACTTCGACATCTAG
- a CDS encoding penicillin-binding protein activator LpoB, translated as MRHTSFVRARHAPLLAAAVVALGACNNKRVARIDPTSVTDLSGRWNDTDSRLVAGALVQQALAAPWAERAAAARGGRPPAVIVGAFTNHTMEHIPVATFTRDVEAALLGSGTVTVVASASERQEVRAERADQQQYAAADTRAGLVKEQGAQYVLKGDVQAIEDAEGRERVVYYQIDATLVDLESNAKVWVGQHKIKKYIDRRRIGW; from the coding sequence ATGCGACACACCTCGTTCGTCCGAGCGCGGCACGCCCCGTTGCTCGCCGCCGCCGTCGTGGCGCTCGGCGCGTGCAACAACAAGCGGGTCGCGCGCATCGATCCCACCTCGGTCACCGACCTCTCCGGGCGGTGGAACGACACCGACTCGCGGCTCGTCGCCGGCGCGCTCGTGCAGCAGGCGCTCGCCGCGCCGTGGGCCGAGCGCGCCGCGGCGGCGCGCGGCGGCCGCCCGCCGGCGGTCATCGTCGGCGCGTTCACGAACCACACGATGGAGCACATCCCCGTCGCGACGTTCACGCGCGACGTGGAGGCCGCGCTGTTGGGCAGCGGCACGGTCACCGTGGTCGCGAGCGCGTCCGAGCGGCAGGAGGTGCGGGCCGAGCGCGCCGACCAGCAGCAGTACGCGGCGGCCGACACGCGCGCCGGTCTCGTGAAGGAGCAGGGCGCCCAGTACGTGCTGAAGGGCGACGTGCAGGCGATCGAGGACGCCGAGGGGCGCGAGCGCGTGGTCTACTACCAGATCGACGCGACGCTCGTGGACCTGGAGTCGAACGCGAAGGTCTGGGTGGGACAGCACAAGATCAAGAAGTACATCGACCGCCGACGCATCGGCTGGTGA
- a CDS encoding CPXCG motif-containing cysteine-rich protein has product MIDFEDPTEDWLDEEFPLGDGVADVTGVVVCPYCGEANDVALDPGSGAHQEYVEDCQVCCRPWRVVVAYDGDGCAQVFAEPADGD; this is encoded by the coding sequence ATGATCGACTTCGAGGATCCCACCGAGGACTGGCTCGACGAGGAGTTCCCCCTCGGTGACGGGGTGGCCGACGTGACGGGCGTGGTCGTCTGCCCGTACTGCGGCGAGGCGAACGACGTCGCGCTCGACCCCGGGAGCGGCGCCCACCAGGAGTACGTCGAGGACTGCCAGGTCTGCTGCCGTCCGTGGCGCGTGGTCGTGGCGTACGACGGCGACGGTTGCGCGCAGGTCTTCGCCGAGCCCGCGGACGGCGACTGA
- a CDS encoding CHAD domain-containing protein produces MLAPDILLERHPKEAVRVVALDFLAQACAARDRLGDPSDTEALHDFRVAIRRLRSTIRAFPRELAESVRGKARRRLRRVARATNGGRDAEVQLEWLETQRPSLYSRHRPGAAWFRDRLREQKLRSDESLRDEVATDFEKVSARLQRALPCYELTHRVGDAAAPPRFADALATRVRAAATELSLRLAEVTGPAAADAAHEARIAAKRVRYLLEPVAPAVDGARDAVRRLKALQDALGELHDLDVVGEELAIALGDFQRQQQTAEAASMDAASAEASPAEPAEPENERPHPTPIPKAALERDPRPGLAGLARRARTRREALFVELSSTWFAGAAAPFLAALEHVAQALAAPRAGGAGDDGVPREIERKYLLSALPPRARDVPPAEIEQGWLPGEQLVERLRRTRDGAGERFHRTVKMGRGVSRVELDEETTADLWRALWPHTEPRRIAKRRHPVPDGALTWEIDEFLDRPLVLAEIELPSPDATPPFPEWLAPYVVREVTDEPGYTNYELAASR; encoded by the coding sequence ATGCTCGCCCCGGACATCCTGCTGGAGCGCCACCCGAAGGAGGCGGTGCGGGTCGTCGCGCTCGACTTTCTCGCGCAGGCGTGCGCCGCACGCGATCGGCTCGGCGACCCGTCGGACACCGAGGCGCTGCACGACTTCCGCGTCGCGATCCGGCGACTGCGCAGCACGATCCGCGCGTTCCCACGCGAGCTCGCGGAGAGCGTGCGCGGCAAGGCGCGTCGTCGGCTGCGGCGCGTCGCGCGCGCGACGAACGGTGGCCGCGACGCCGAGGTGCAGCTCGAATGGCTGGAGACGCAGCGCCCGTCGCTGTACTCGCGTCATCGTCCCGGCGCGGCGTGGTTCCGCGATCGACTGCGCGAGCAGAAGCTCCGTTCCGACGAATCGCTGCGCGACGAGGTCGCGACCGACTTCGAGAAGGTGAGCGCGAGGCTGCAGCGCGCGCTTCCGTGCTACGAGCTCACGCACCGCGTCGGCGATGCGGCCGCCCCGCCCCGCTTCGCCGACGCGCTCGCGACGCGCGTGCGTGCCGCCGCGACGGAGCTGTCGCTGCGTCTGGCCGAGGTCACCGGCCCCGCGGCCGCCGACGCGGCGCACGAGGCGCGCATCGCGGCGAAGCGGGTGCGCTATCTCCTCGAGCCCGTCGCGCCGGCGGTCGACGGCGCGCGCGATGCGGTGCGTCGCCTCAAGGCGCTGCAGGATGCGTTGGGCGAGCTGCACGACCTCGACGTGGTCGGCGAGGAGCTCGCCATCGCGTTAGGCGACTTCCAGCGGCAGCAGCAGACGGCGGAGGCGGCGTCGATGGATGCCGCGTCGGCGGAGGCGTCACCCGCGGAACCGGCCGAGCCGGAGAACGAACGGCCGCATCCGACGCCGATCCCGAAGGCGGCGTTGGAGCGCGATCCGCGGCCGGGGCTCGCCGGGCTGGCGCGGCGCGCGCGGACGCGGCGCGAGGCCCTGTTTGTGGAGCTCTCCAGCACGTGGTTCGCGGGCGCGGCCGCACCGTTCCTCGCCGCGCTGGAGCACGTCGCGCAGGCGCTCGCCGCGCCGCGGGCCGGTGGGGCCGGCGACGACGGCGTGCCGCGCGAGATCGAGCGGAAGTACCTGCTCAGTGCGCTGCCGCCGCGCGCGCGCGACGTGCCGCCCGCGGAGATCGAGCAGGGCTGGCTCCCCGGCGAGCAGCTCGTCGAGCGGCTGCGCCGCACGCGCGACGGCGCCGGCGAGCGCTTCCATCGCACGGTGAAGATGGGACGCGGCGTGTCGCGCGTGGAGCTCGACGAGGAGACGACGGCGGATCTGTGGCGCGCGCTGTGGCCGCACACGGAGCCGCGCCGCATCGCGAAGCGCCGCCATCCCGTGCCCGACGGCGCGCTCACGTGGGAGATCGACGAGTTCCTCGACCGGCCGCTCGTGCTCGCCGAGATCGAGCTCCCGTCGCCCGACGCCACGCCGCCGTTCCCCGAGTGGCTCGCGCCGTACGTGGTGCGCGAGGTGACCGACGAACCGGGCTACACCAACTACGAGCTGGCGGCGTCGCGTTAG
- a CDS encoding RNA-binding S4 domain-containing protein, protein MSDDQERVRLDKWLWAARFFKTRSLATEAVDGGKVDVNGTRAKPAKLVGPGDEIRVRVGPQLFVVKVKDTAERRGPATAARELYDETPESAADRARASEQHRLAATTFDFDDGRPSKKDRREIRRFKGR, encoded by the coding sequence ATGAGTGACGACCAGGAGCGGGTGCGTCTCGACAAGTGGCTGTGGGCGGCGCGGTTCTTCAAGACGCGCTCCCTCGCCACCGAGGCCGTCGACGGCGGCAAGGTCGACGTGAACGGCACGCGCGCGAAGCCGGCGAAGCTCGTCGGGCCCGGCGACGAGATCCGCGTGCGCGTCGGCCCGCAGCTCTTCGTCGTGAAGGTGAAGGACACCGCGGAGCGCCGCGGCCCGGCGACCGCCGCGCGCGAGCTCTACGACGAGACGCCGGAGAGCGCGGCCGACCGCGCGCGCGCCTCCGAGCAGCACCGCCTCGCCGCGACGACGTTCGACTTCGACGACGGACGTCCGAGCAAGAAGGACCGGCGCGAGATCCGCCGCTTCAAGGGGCGCTGA
- a CDS encoding alpha/beta hydrolase, protein MSDPVERHLTVPRTARYYTLGDAATAREIWVVLHGYGQLAAYFARPFAPHAAGRLVVVPEALSRFYLESTLDGPHGPRVGATWMTREDRDAEIGDYVRWLDLALDAAADGAGAPLHVLGFSQATATACRWLAARDRRGAPPAARLVLWAGDVPPELDLGAAWLRRTRLTFVAGAEDRFVAADAVAALRARLDAAGVPYDAVRFEGGHKLDAPTLARVMHATVDVSAP, encoded by the coding sequence GTGAGCGACCCGGTCGAGCGGCACCTCACCGTCCCGCGCACCGCGCGCTACTACACGCTCGGCGATGCGGCGACGGCGCGCGAGATCTGGGTGGTGCTGCACGGCTACGGGCAGCTCGCCGCGTACTTCGCGCGGCCGTTCGCGCCGCACGCGGCGGGTCGGCTCGTCGTCGTGCCGGAGGCGCTGTCGCGCTTCTACCTCGAGTCCACGCTCGACGGTCCGCACGGCCCGCGGGTGGGCGCGACGTGGATGACGCGCGAGGACCGCGACGCGGAGATCGGCGACTACGTGCGGTGGCTCGACCTCGCGCTCGATGCCGCGGCCGACGGCGCGGGTGCGCCGCTGCACGTGCTCGGCTTCTCGCAGGCGACCGCGACGGCGTGCCGCTGGCTCGCCGCGCGCGACCGCCGCGGCGCGCCGCCCGCCGCGCGGCTGGTGCTGTGGGCGGGCGACGTGCCGCCGGAGCTCGACCTCGGCGCGGCGTGGCTCCGGCGCACGCGCCTAACGTTCGTCGCCGGCGCCGAGGACCGGTTCGTCGCCGCGGACGCCGTCGCGGCGCTGCGCGCGCGGCTCGATGCGGCGGGCGTGCCATACGACGCCGTGCGCTTCGAGGGCGGGCACAAGCTCGACGCGCCGACCCTCGCACGCGTGATGCACGCGACGGTCGACGTCAGCGCCCCTTGA
- a CDS encoding RidA family protein encodes MTPTSPSQQPADRTRGWQSVMLPGAPAPKGAYSPAVRAGDLVFVSGQVPRDPSTGALVGDEIAEQTRQVMRNVERALAAADATLDDVVSVTVYLTNVDDWGTFDATYREIMRPPYPTRTAVGASLRGILVEISAVAYVGGRE; translated from the coding sequence ATGACACCCACGTCGCCCAGTCAGCAACCTGCCGACCGCACCCGCGGCTGGCAATCCGTGATGCTCCCCGGTGCCCCCGCACCGAAGGGGGCCTACTCCCCGGCCGTCCGGGCGGGGGATCTCGTGTTCGTGTCGGGCCAGGTGCCGCGCGACCCGTCGACGGGCGCGCTCGTCGGGGACGAGATCGCCGAGCAGACGCGCCAGGTCATGCGCAACGTGGAGCGCGCGCTCGCCGCCGCCGACGCGACGCTCGACGATGTCGTTTCCGTCACGGTGTATCTCACGAACGTCGACGACTGGGGGACGTTCGACGCGACGTACCGCGAGATCATGCGCCCGCCGTATCCCACGCGCACCGCGGTCGGCGCATCGCTGCGCGGTATCCTCGTGGAGATCAGCGCCGTCGCCTACGTCGGCGGCCGCGAGTGA
- a CDS encoding alanine racemase yields the protein MPLYLDQLETPAAVVDLDILAANLDRMAAYAAVHALRLRPHVKTHKAPRIAAEQLRLGATGLTCATIREAEVMSELTDDVLVAFPVVGTTKLRRLMALPSRVRLLVALDSARAAVQLAAAADEVGREVGVLVEMDVGMRRVGVAGADAVVELARFVSEREALRYEGITFYPGHVRQSIGEQGPALADVSAQLDATLGALERDGLTPRIVSGGSTPAAWRMHEVPGLTEVRPGTYVYNDRVTAAVGACEWDDCALTVVATVVSTAVPGQAVIDAGAKALGREPMDQTRAGGGAAPGFGALLDRPEVVVTRMSEEHGILDLSRTDWQPKVGDTVRVVPNHVCIVVHLNDLIYGVRNGVVETRWPVAARGRDVPEMIPDW from the coding sequence GTGCCACTCTACCTCGACCAGCTCGAGACCCCCGCCGCGGTGGTGGATCTCGACATCCTCGCCGCGAACCTCGATCGCATGGCGGCCTACGCGGCGGTGCACGCGCTGCGTCTGCGTCCGCACGTGAAGACGCACAAGGCGCCGCGCATCGCCGCGGAGCAGTTGCGGCTCGGCGCGACCGGCCTAACGTGCGCGACGATCCGCGAAGCCGAGGTGATGTCCGAGCTCACCGACGACGTGCTCGTCGCGTTCCCCGTCGTCGGCACCACGAAGCTGCGCCGGTTGATGGCGCTGCCGTCGCGGGTGCGGCTGCTCGTCGCGCTCGACTCCGCGCGCGCCGCGGTGCAGCTCGCGGCCGCGGCCGACGAGGTGGGACGCGAGGTCGGCGTGCTCGTGGAGATGGACGTCGGCATGCGGCGCGTGGGCGTCGCCGGCGCCGACGCGGTGGTGGAGCTCGCGCGCTTCGTGTCGGAGCGCGAGGCGCTGCGCTACGAAGGCATCACGTTCTACCCCGGCCACGTGCGACAGAGCATCGGCGAGCAGGGCCCCGCCTTGGCCGACGTATCCGCGCAGCTCGACGCGACGCTCGGCGCCCTCGAGCGCGACGGGCTCACGCCGCGCATCGTGAGCGGCGGCTCGACGCCGGCCGCATGGCGCATGCACGAGGTGCCCGGCCTCACCGAGGTGCGCCCCGGCACGTACGTCTACAACGATCGCGTGACCGCGGCCGTCGGCGCGTGCGAGTGGGACGACTGCGCGCTGACCGTCGTCGCGACCGTCGTCAGCACGGCGGTTCCCGGTCAGGCCGTGATCGACGCCGGCGCCAAGGCGCTCGGCCGCGAGCCGATGGACCAGACGCGCGCCGGCGGCGGTGCCGCGCCCGGCTTCGGCGCGCTGCTCGACCGCCCCGAGGTCGTCGTGACGCGCATGAGCGAGGAGCACGGCATCCTCGACCTCTCGCGCACCGACTGGCAGCCGAAGGTCGGCGACACCGTGCGCGTGGTGCCTAACCACGTGTGCATCGTGGTGCACCTGAACGATCTGATCTACGGCGTGCGCAACGGCGTCGTGGAGACGCGCTGGCCGGTTGCCGCACGCGGGCGCGACGTGCCCGAGATGATTCCGGACTGGTAG
- a CDS encoding DNA polymerase Y family protein, which translates to MTRRILHYDIDAFFTQCAAVEWPDTAGKAELLVVGGSAESRGVVTSASYAARKYGIRAGMATSTAKRLCPQALFVPVPRGTVGEKSRAVVAVIRSRAPVVVPTGVDEGYVDLTGTEKLPGYEDAEAFARRLREAVRDETGMTLSIAVAPNKLVAKVAVDYAKPHKGGDGVIVVVPGEEAAFMERLALGDLPGIGPKFAEKLAHIGLRTVRDVLPLDLQALTTILGADTARWLHDRVRGKDDSPVEERDEVKSTGREETFPRDLHDDAELERELLALCERVGADLRGEQFRARTVTVKIKDGDFTRRQASLTLPRAIESDRAIWEVARPLLHRLRRARRVGARLLGVTLSQLEHASAPQQLGLFDETVVAPDDVVETEKDRRVSQTVDAIRAKFGRDVIKRAGRLDES; encoded by the coding sequence ATGACCCGTCGCATCCTCCACTACGACATCGACGCGTTCTTCACCCAGTGCGCGGCCGTCGAGTGGCCCGACACCGCGGGGAAGGCCGAGCTGCTCGTCGTCGGCGGCAGCGCGGAGTCGCGCGGTGTCGTGACGTCGGCGAGCTACGCCGCGCGCAAGTACGGCATCCGCGCCGGCATGGCGACGAGCACCGCGAAGCGACTGTGCCCGCAGGCCCTGTTCGTCCCCGTGCCGCGCGGCACGGTCGGCGAGAAGAGCCGCGCGGTGGTCGCGGTGATCCGCTCGCGTGCACCCGTCGTCGTGCCGACCGGCGTCGACGAGGGCTACGTCGATCTCACCGGCACCGAGAAGCTGCCCGGCTACGAGGACGCGGAGGCGTTCGCGCGGCGGCTGCGCGAGGCCGTGCGCGACGAGACGGGGATGACGCTCTCCATCGCCGTCGCGCCGAACAAGCTCGTCGCGAAGGTCGCCGTCGACTACGCGAAGCCGCACAAGGGCGGCGACGGCGTCATCGTCGTCGTGCCCGGCGAGGAGGCCGCGTTCATGGAGCGGCTCGCGCTGGGCGACCTTCCCGGCATCGGACCGAAGTTCGCCGAGAAGCTGGCGCACATCGGGCTGCGCACGGTGCGCGACGTGCTGCCGCTCGATCTGCAGGCGCTGACGACGATCCTCGGCGCCGACACGGCGCGCTGGCTGCACGACCGCGTGCGCGGGAAGGACGACTCGCCGGTCGAGGAACGCGACGAGGTGAAGTCGACCGGCCGCGAGGAGACATTCCCGCGCGACCTGCACGACGACGCGGAGCTGGAGCGCGAGCTGCTCGCGCTGTGCGAGCGCGTGGGCGCCGACCTGCGCGGCGAGCAGTTCCGCGCGCGCACCGTCACCGTGAAGATCAAGGACGGCGACTTCACGCGCCGCCAGGCGAGCCTCACGCTGCCGCGCGCGATCGAGAGCGACCGCGCGATCTGGGAGGTCGCGCGTCCCCTGCTCCACCGGCTGCGCCGCGCGCGGCGCGTCGGCGCGCGGCTGCTCGGCGTCACGCTGTCGCAGCTCGAGCACGCGTCGGCGCCGCAGCAGCTCGGATTGTTCGACGAGACCGTCGTCGCACCCGACGACGTCGTGGAGACCGAGAAGGACCGGCGCGTGTCGCAGACGGTCGACGCGATCCGCGCGAAGTTCGGGCGCGACGTGATCAAGCGCGCCGGCCGGCTGGACGAGAGCTGA
- a CDS encoding CPBP family intramembrane glutamic endopeptidase — protein sequence MPARLAPTTSSYWRLSRAPRYSLLFALPLLAAYEGLAALLSHGDAAQVRNGAEVMLAALFSLVAGPRGGMVVVALVVLGCVGLAGWDMRRSGARLQRNVFALMLAESAVLAVVCGLVIGVATARLLHAVQPHLAITHLAIAPAPDSAMASLGWPTKLMLALGAGLFEELLFRVLLVGALAFGLRRVLGAGPTLAGAVASGVGALVFAAAHYIGAYGDAFTLASFTFRALAGLFFSVLYVLRGFGITAWSHALYDVMVLTVG from the coding sequence ATGCCCGCCCGCCTCGCCCCGACAACCAGCTCGTACTGGCGGCTCAGCCGCGCGCCGCGCTACAGCCTGCTCTTCGCGCTGCCGCTGCTCGCGGCGTACGAGGGGCTGGCGGCGCTGCTGTCGCACGGGGATGCGGCGCAGGTACGCAACGGCGCGGAGGTGATGCTCGCCGCGCTGTTCTCGCTCGTCGCGGGTCCGCGGGGCGGAATGGTCGTCGTCGCGCTCGTCGTGCTCGGCTGCGTGGGGCTCGCCGGGTGGGACATGCGACGCTCGGGCGCGCGGCTGCAGCGCAACGTGTTCGCGCTCATGCTCGCCGAGTCGGCGGTGCTCGCGGTGGTGTGCGGGCTCGTGATCGGCGTGGCGACGGCGCGGCTGCTGCACGCGGTCCAGCCGCATCTCGCCATCACGCATCTCGCGATCGCGCCCGCGCCGGACAGTGCGATGGCCTCGCTGGGGTGGCCGACGAAGCTCATGCTCGCCCTCGGCGCGGGGCTGTTCGAGGAGCTGCTGTTCCGCGTGCTGCTCGTCGGCGCGCTCGCGTTCGGGCTACGCCGAGTGCTCGGCGCCGGGCCGACGCTCGCGGGCGCGGTGGCGTCGGGCGTCGGGGCGCTGGTGTTCGCGGCGGCGCACTACATCGGCGCATACGGCGACGCGTTCACGCTCGCGTCGTTCACGTTCCGCGCGCTCGCCGGGCTGTTCTTCAGCGTGCTGTACGTCCTCCGCGGGTTCGGCATCACCGCGTGGTCGCACGCGCTCTACGACGTGATGGTGCTCACCGTCGGGTGA
- a CDS encoding phospholipase D-like domain-containing protein, with the protein MAIIAFILAGLFVGVLGLLGLLNAVRGTPVRRVVPLGATLPPVDDPSFCTAMELVSRTALSGGHHVETFWNGDQTYPRLWADLRAARTSITLQLYYCETGRMADELREILVDRARAGVRVFFLYDAFGTSFPDEYIDALRAAGVRAEPFRPIGIRTLRTMQHRAHVRVVSIDGTIGWTGGFGISDKWFGDGRTKDHWRDSNVRFTGPAVHQLWAAFAACWTESTGDLLIAPVEPSADGDGPVVAGLLHASPSVGSTEAERFLTYSIASARRTLYITNSYFVPDRAIRTLIADAARRGVDTRILTVSAETDVKSTWYAGRARYEELLAAGVRIFEYQPVMMHAKTLTVDGGWAALGSMNADNRSLSFNEETVLMILDAGVTCTIERQFLDDLGFANEIRLDEFRRRGWIERIKEKACYAVWRVL; encoded by the coding sequence ATGGCCATCATCGCGTTCATCCTCGCCGGTCTGTTCGTCGGAGTCCTCGGTCTGCTCGGCCTCCTCAACGCGGTTCGAGGCACGCCCGTGCGACGCGTCGTCCCGCTCGGCGCGACGCTGCCGCCGGTGGACGATCCGTCGTTCTGCACGGCGATGGAGCTCGTCAGCCGCACGGCGCTGTCCGGTGGCCATCACGTGGAGACGTTCTGGAACGGCGACCAAACGTACCCGCGCCTGTGGGCCGACCTGCGCGCCGCGCGGACGTCGATCACGCTGCAGCTCTACTACTGCGAGACCGGGCGCATGGCCGACGAGCTGCGCGAGATCCTCGTCGATCGCGCACGCGCCGGCGTGCGCGTGTTCTTTCTCTACGACGCGTTCGGCACGTCGTTCCCGGACGAGTACATCGACGCGCTGCGTGCCGCGGGCGTGCGCGCCGAGCCGTTCCGACCGATCGGGATCCGCACGCTGCGCACGATGCAGCATCGCGCGCACGTGCGCGTCGTCTCCATCGACGGCACGATCGGCTGGACGGGCGGCTTCGGCATCTCCGACAAGTGGTTCGGCGACGGCCGGACGAAGGACCACTGGCGCGACTCGAACGTGCGCTTCACCGGTCCGGCCGTGCATCAGCTGTGGGCCGCGTTCGCCGCGTGCTGGACCGAATCGACCGGCGACCTGCTGATCGCTCCGGTCGAGCCGTCGGCCGACGGTGACGGGCCGGTCGTCGCCGGTCTGCTGCACGCGTCGCCGTCGGTCGGGAGCACCGAGGCCGAGCGGTTCCTCACCTACTCGATCGCCAGCGCGCGAAGGACGCTCTACATCACGAACTCCTACTTCGTCCCCGACCGCGCCATCCGCACGCTCATCGCCGATGCCGCGCGCCGCGGCGTGGACACGCGGATCCTCACGGTCAGCGCGGAGACCGACGTCAAGAGCACCTGGTACGCCGGCCGCGCGCGCTACGAGGAGCTGCTCGCCGCCGGCGTGCGCATCTTCGAGTACCAGCCGGTGATGATGCACGCGAAGACGCTCACCGTCGACGGCGGGTGGGCGGCGTTAGGCAGCATGAACGCGGACAACCGCTCGCTCTCGTTCAACGAGGAGACCGTGCTCATGATCCTCGATGCGGGCGTCACGTGCACCATCGAGCGGCAGTTCCTCGACGACCTCGGCTTCGCGAACGAGATCCGGCTCGACGAGTTTCGCCGGCGGGGCTGGATCGAGCGCATCAAGGAGAAGGCGTGCTACGCGGTGTGGCGCGTGCTGTGA